AGAGGATCGAAGGGGCGATGAAGTCTTGAGCCATGGGGTCTCTCCCGAGGTTAGCGGTCCCCGCGGCCGACGCGGCCCTGGGTAACAACCAATGTGACCCAAATTTAACCGAATCGATCGCCTTTTTCACCCGCCACAGGGCGCTCGCTCCGCCTCCAGGCGACTGGTCGCGGACGGGCGCCGGCGCCCTTTGGCAGTGCCGGGGCATTGCTAAACTGCCCGCCTCGACGACCCCATGGGCGCGCGCATCCAGGAGGATCCATGCAACTGAGACGACTTGGCACGACCGAACTCGAAGTGAGCGCCCTGTGCCTGGGCACGATGACCTTCGGCGAGCAGAACACCGAGGCCGAGGCGCACGCGCAACTCGATGCCGCCGTCGCCGCCGGCATCAATTTCATCGACACCGCGGAGATCTACCCGGTGCCGCCGCGCGACGAGACCCAGGGCCGCACCGAGGATTCTATCGGCAGCTGGTTGGCGCGGCGGGGCGGGCGCGAGCGGCTGGTGCTCGCGAGCAAGGTGGCCGGCCCGGGCGACTGGCTACCTTACCTGCGCGGCGGCAAGAACCGGCTTGACCGGGCAAACATCGAGACGGCGCTCGATAGCAGCCTGCGCCGCCTGCGCACCGACTACCTCGACCTCTACCAGCTGCACTGGCCCGACCGGCAGACGAACTTCTTCGGCCAGCTCGGCTACAGCCACCCGGCCGTCGACGATAGCGTGCCACTCGGCGAGACCCTCGAGGTCCTCGGCGACCTGGTACGCAGCGGCAAGGTGCGTCACATCGGCGTCTCCAACGAGACCCCGTGGGGCCTGATGACCCTGCTGCGCCTGGCCGAGACCCACGGTCTACCGCGGCCAGTGAGCATCCAGAATCCCTACAGCCTGCTCAACCGCACATTCGAGGTCGGCCTCGCCGAGATCGCGATCCGCGAGCGCTGCGGCCTGCTGGCCTATTCGCCATTGGCCTTCGGTATGCTTACGGGCAAATACCTCGACGGGGCGCGCCCGCCCGAGGCCCGCCTGACGCGCTTCGAACGTTTCCGCCGCTACTCCAATCCACAGGCCGAACAGGCCACGGCCGAGTATGTCGCCGCCGCGCGCCGCCACGGCCTGAGCCCTGCCCAGGTGGCGCTGGCCTATGTCACCAGCCGGCCCTTCGTAACCTCCACGATCCTTGGCGCGACCAGCCTCACGCAGCTGGACGAAAACCTCGGCAGCGCCGATCTGACCCTCCCCGAGGCGCTGGAGCAGGAATTCGAAGCCATCCACACCCGCTGGCCCAGTCCGGCGCCCTGACGGTCGGTGCCGGGTAAGTCATGAGGTCACCAGGGAACGATTCAGCAAGAAGCGGCTCGTCCTCTTTCAACTACGTTCGCTACCGCCCACGGTGATGTTCAGCTCGTACTTGAAAGGTCACTATGGCGTGCGAGCGACGGCCCAGAGGTCGACGCGGGCGACGCCGGCCCGGCGCAGCGTCTTGGCCAGCTCCGCCGCCGTCTGGCCGGTGGTGACCACGTCATCGACCAGTGCGACGTGGCGCACCGCCAGCGCCGACGTCACCCGGAAGGCACCGCGGACGTTGCGGCGCCGCGCCGCGCGCTCCAGCCCCATCTGCGGCGCCGTCGCCCGCACCCGGGCGCAGCTGCGCACATCGATCGGCAGGCCCAGGGCCCGCCCCGGCACCCGGGCGATCTCCAGGGCCTGATTGTAGCCACGCTCGCGCAGCCGGGCCGTGTGTAGCGGCACGGGCACGATCAGCTCCGGGCGGGCCGCGCCCTGCTCGACGAGCGCGCGCAGCAGGCAGGTGCCGAGCAGCCGGACCAAGTTCGTGCGGCCGCGGAACTTGGCGCCGGCCACCAGGGTATGGAGCGGACCCTCGTAGCGGAACGCGGCGTGGGCCGCAGCAAACGGTGGTGGGTGGCGCTGACAGGACCCGCAGGTCGCCCCGTCCACCTGCCCCGGCGATAACGGCTGGGCGCAACGGGAACAGGCGACGCGATTGTGCGGCAGCTCCGCGAGACAACCGGCGCACAGATCGAGCCCGGGCAGGCCGGTAGCGCCGCACAGCGCACAGGTCGGTGGCAGCAGCCAGTCGAGCGCGCGCCCGAGCCACCGAGGGTCCGCAACGCCCATGGCCACGTTGCAGCATACCGGTGACGGTTCATGACCGGGCGTATCGGCGAGCTCGATAGACGGCGGCATGATTTGCTCCTACGGCTTGGCCACGACGCCCGGCGGCGCAACACGAGGCCAGAGTGGTCCTCCTTCGCTAGACCATTCTAGCCCGGCACCCGCAGGCCGACGCCGTCCCGCCGGTACGAACCTCGCCGCCCTTCGTCTCGCGAGCCGAGGCCCGAAGCCATTCATCACCCAAGGCATCCGGAGACAGCCATGACGAGATCCGAGACCATCCGCAAGAGCCCGCGCACCAGTGCTGCGCACGCCTTGATCCTAGCCATCGCGGCCGGTCCGATGGCC
This portion of the Thioflavicoccus mobilis 8321 genome encodes:
- a CDS encoding NADP(H)-dependent aldo-keto reductase gives rise to the protein MQLRRLGTTELEVSALCLGTMTFGEQNTEAEAHAQLDAAVAAGINFIDTAEIYPVPPRDETQGRTEDSIGSWLARRGGRERLVLASKVAGPGDWLPYLRGGKNRLDRANIETALDSSLRRLRTDYLDLYQLHWPDRQTNFFGQLGYSHPAVDDSVPLGETLEVLGDLVRSGKVRHIGVSNETPWGLMTLLRLAETHGLPRPVSIQNPYSLLNRTFEVGLAEIAIRERCGLLAYSPLAFGMLTGKYLDGARPPEARLTRFERFRRYSNPQAEQATAEYVAAARRHGLSPAQVALAYVTSRPFVTSTILGATSLTQLDENLGSADLTLPEALEQEFEAIHTRWPSPAP
- a CDS encoding ComF family protein encodes the protein MPPSIELADTPGHEPSPVCCNVAMGVADPRWLGRALDWLLPPTCALCGATGLPGLDLCAGCLAELPHNRVACSRCAQPLSPGQVDGATCGSCQRHPPPFAAAHAAFRYEGPLHTLVAGAKFRGRTNLVRLLGTCLLRALVEQGAARPELIVPVPLHTARLRERGYNQALEIARVPGRALGLPIDVRSCARVRATAPQMGLERAARRRNVRGAFRVTSALAVRHVALVDDVVTTGQTAAELAKTLRRAGVARVDLWAVARTP